Proteins from a single region of Bradyrhizobium diazoefficiens:
- the fliM gene encoding flagellar motor switch protein FliM — protein sequence MAGNEQMDQDAIAAQWEASLDSEDPAEAAKAAAENELSETMALQWAAMVEDGSRDLGNGKNSGERVLSQEEIDNLLGFTVGDVTLDDHSGIRAIIDSAMVSYERLPMLEIVFDRLVRLLTTSLRNFTSDNVEVSLDRITSVRFGDYMNSIPLPAVLSVFKAEEWENFGMATVDSNLIYSMIDVLLGGRRGSSQLRIEGRPYTTIETELVKRLVEVVLADAEQAFRPLSPVTFTIDRLETNPRFAAISRPANAAILVRLRIDMEDRGGNIELLLPYATIEPIRPVLLQMFMGEKFGRDPIWEGHFATEIVQAEISVDAVLYEADIPLKQLMRLKVGDTLPLDMRADANVTVRCGDVTISEGRMGRVGDRVAIRVTKPLRKPSTTLAMFEKVDEQNKLMEAP from the coding sequence ATGGCCGGCAACGAGCAGATGGACCAGGATGCGATTGCCGCCCAATGGGAGGCGTCGCTCGATTCCGAGGATCCCGCGGAGGCCGCGAAGGCTGCTGCCGAAAACGAGCTCTCGGAGACCATGGCCCTGCAATGGGCGGCCATGGTCGAGGACGGCAGCCGCGATCTCGGCAATGGCAAGAACTCCGGCGAGCGGGTGCTGTCGCAGGAGGAGATCGACAATCTCCTCGGGTTCACCGTCGGTGACGTCACGCTCGACGACCATTCCGGCATCCGTGCCATCATCGACTCGGCGATGGTTTCCTACGAGCGTCTGCCGATGCTCGAAATCGTCTTCGACCGCCTGGTGCGGCTCTTGACGACCTCGTTGCGCAATTTCACCTCCGACAACGTCGAAGTCTCGCTCGATCGCATCACCTCGGTGCGCTTCGGCGATTACATGAACTCGATCCCGCTGCCTGCCGTGCTCTCGGTCTTCAAGGCCGAGGAGTGGGAAAACTTCGGCATGGCGACGGTCGATTCCAACCTGATCTACTCGATGATCGACGTGCTGCTTGGCGGCCGCCGCGGCTCGAGCCAGCTGCGCATCGAGGGCCGACCCTACACCACCATCGAGACCGAGCTGGTCAAGCGTCTGGTCGAGGTGGTGCTGGCCGATGCCGAGCAGGCGTTCCGGCCGTTGTCGCCGGTGACCTTCACGATCGACCGGCTCGAGACCAATCCGCGCTTTGCCGCGATCAGCCGTCCTGCCAACGCCGCGATCCTGGTGCGCCTGCGCATCGACATGGAAGATCGCGGCGGCAACATCGAGCTGCTGCTTCCTTACGCGACAATCGAGCCGATCCGGCCCGTCCTGCTCCAGATGTTCATGGGCGAAAAGTTCGGCCGTGATCCGATCTGGGAAGGCCATTTCGCCACCGAGATCGTGCAGGCCGAGATTTCCGTCGACGCCGTGCTCTATGAGGCCGACATCCCGCTCAAGCAGCTGATGCGGCTGAAGGTCGGCGACACGCTGCCGCTGGACATGCGCGCGGATGCCAACGTCACCGTGCGCTGCGGCGACGTCACGATCTCCGAAGGACGCATGGGCCGGGTCGGGGACCGCGTTGCGATTCGCGTCACGAAACCCTTGCGCAAGCCAAGTACGACACTTGCGATGTTCGAGAAAGTGGACGAACAGAACAAGCTGATGGAGGCCCCATGA
- the fliL gene encoding flagellar basal body-associated protein FliL codes for MAENEAEGGAATEGAEAAPSKNKLKLIIMAVGLLAVLGGGAATWFFFFHHGDDEHHAEAAPPPKPPAFVDVPDMMVNLAGAPGERVQYLKLKIVLELKEEKQVEAIKPSMPRVTDIFQTYVRELRSSDLNGSAGIFRLREELTKRVNAAVAPIQVSAVLFKEVVLQ; via the coding sequence ATGGCAGAGAACGAAGCGGAAGGCGGCGCAGCCACTGAGGGCGCGGAAGCCGCTCCATCGAAGAACAAGCTCAAGCTCATCATCATGGCCGTCGGCCTGCTCGCCGTCCTCGGCGGCGGCGCCGCGACCTGGTTTTTCTTCTTCCATCACGGCGACGACGAGCATCATGCCGAGGCTGCGCCGCCGCCGAAGCCGCCCGCCTTTGTCGACGTGCCCGACATGATGGTCAACCTCGCCGGTGCGCCCGGCGAGCGCGTGCAATATCTCAAGCTCAAAATCGTGCTCGAGCTGAAGGAAGAGAAGCAGGTCGAGGCGATCAAGCCGTCGATGCCGCGGGTTACCGACATCTTCCAGACCTATGTGCGCGAGCTGCGCTCCTCCGACCTCAACGGCTCTGCCGGCATCTTCCGCCTCAGGGAAGAGCTGACCAAGCGCGTCAACGCCGCGGTCGCGCCGATCCAGGTCAGCGCGGTGCTGTTCAAGGAAGTCGTGCTCCAGTGA
- the flgF gene encoding flagellar basal-body rod protein FlgF, whose product MQNALLIGLSRQMTLERQMDVIANNVANANTNGFKADHSLFEEYLNSNAHEDNFVGSDRRVSYVQDRGTYRDVGQGPMEATNNPLDMAISGNAFFAVQVNGAERYTRDGKFALSSTGQLITSDGNLVLGTSGPIVFQPTDHDINVAPDGTVTVLEGTAKTDSIRGKIRMVTFDDPAKLTKLGANLYGAGSANQQADAKSTLQQGYIEKSNVNSVGEMSRMVEVMRSYTAIANLLQQQSDLHKSAIEKLADVPA is encoded by the coding sequence ATGCAGAATGCGCTTCTGATCGGATTGTCACGGCAGATGACGTTGGAGCGGCAGATGGATGTCATCGCCAACAACGTCGCCAATGCCAACACCAACGGCTTCAAGGCCGACCATTCGCTGTTCGAGGAGTATCTCAACTCGAACGCGCATGAGGACAATTTCGTCGGCTCCGACCGCCGGGTCTCCTATGTGCAGGACCGCGGCACCTACCGCGACGTCGGCCAGGGGCCGATGGAGGCGACCAACAATCCGCTCGACATGGCGATCAGCGGCAACGCTTTCTTCGCCGTGCAGGTCAATGGCGCCGAGCGCTACACCCGCGACGGCAAGTTCGCTCTCAGCAGCACCGGCCAGCTCATCACCTCCGACGGCAATCTCGTGCTCGGCACCAGCGGCCCGATCGTCTTCCAGCCGACCGACCACGACATCAACGTCGCACCCGACGGCACCGTCACGGTGCTCGAGGGCACCGCCAAGACCGACTCGATTCGCGGCAAGATCCGCATGGTCACGTTCGACGATCCGGCCAAGCTGACCAAGCTTGGCGCCAATCTCTATGGCGCCGGCTCGGCCAACCAGCAGGCCGACGCCAAGTCCACCCTGCAGCAGGGCTACATCGAGAAGTCGAACGTGAATTCGGTCGGCGAGATGAGCCGCATGGTCGAGGTGATGCGCAGCTACACCGCCATCGCCAACCTGCTCCAGCAGCAGAGCGACCTCCACAAATCGGCGATCGAAAAGCTCGCCGACGTTCCGGCCTGA
- the flgG gene encoding flagellar basal-body rod protein FlgG, translated as MQALHTAATGMAAQELNVQVISNNIANLRTTGFKKQTAAFQDLIYEHIRRVGAQASDQGTILPVGVDIGGGVKTVGTPRSMTQGTLSQTGNDLDLAISGEGFFKILMPDGTFQYTRDGTFQMDNQGRVVTAGGNPVQPTITIPNNASGITVNEQGQVSVTLPGSSSNTVLGQIGVTRFINKAGLQPVGSNQFIETTSSGTPQDGIANSEGYGKITQGSLEQANVDVVSEMSDLIAAQRAYEMNAKVISAADQMMQSTTALFR; from the coding sequence ATGCAAGCGCTCCACACCGCTGCGACCGGAATGGCGGCACAGGAACTCAACGTTCAGGTGATCTCCAACAATATCGCCAACCTACGCACCACCGGCTTCAAGAAGCAGACTGCGGCATTCCAGGACCTGATCTACGAGCATATCCGCCGCGTCGGCGCCCAAGCCTCGGACCAGGGCACCATCCTGCCTGTTGGCGTCGACATCGGCGGCGGCGTCAAGACCGTCGGCACCCCCCGCAGCATGACTCAGGGCACGCTGTCGCAGACCGGCAATGACCTCGATCTCGCGATCTCGGGCGAAGGCTTCTTCAAGATCCTGATGCCTGACGGCACCTTCCAGTACACCCGCGACGGCACCTTCCAGATGGACAATCAGGGCCGCGTCGTCACCGCGGGCGGCAACCCGGTGCAGCCGACCATCACGATCCCGAACAATGCCTCGGGCATCACCGTGAACGAGCAGGGCCAGGTCTCGGTGACGCTGCCGGGCTCGTCGAGCAATACCGTGCTCGGCCAGATCGGCGTGACCCGTTTCATCAACAAGGCGGGCCTGCAGCCGGTCGGCAGCAATCAGTTCATCGAGACGACGTCGTCCGGCACGCCGCAGGACGGCATCGCGAACTCCGAAGGCTACGGCAAGATCACCCAGGGCAGCCTCGAACAGGCCAACGTCGACGTCGTCTCGGAGATGAGCGACCTGATCGCCGCGCAGCGCGCCTATGAGATGAACGCCAAGGTGATCAGCGCCGCCGACCAGATGATGCAATCGACCACGGCACTGTTCCGCTGA
- the flgA gene encoding flagellar basal body P-ring formation chaperone FlgA: MIRTTLAAISILLALALPAQADDDGIAAPTLRASVTVTSDVVRVGDLIDNAGSAALIPVYRSPDLGTTGALPVAQVLSVLRAKQVIGVMTGDIREVQVTRLARTLANKDIENAVASALERRFGLGEAANINVTFDRGISDMRLDASNTGALQPIATRYDARSGRFDIAFEISNDSNPAPTKLRFTGTAIETVEVAVLTRDIDRSEMLKSSDVAQERRPKAEVTGEPALRERAVGMQLRRPMRAGTPIRVGDIAKPEFVSRDQSVTVIYQVPGIYLTTRGKAIESGAEGDTVSVLNLQTKRTLSGVVTGRGQVTVQGASQSAPMPAAVEQTSSLRRDEAPAPVDTNALVRGLVEAPASPAQIAQAQIPQARVSQAQAK, from the coding sequence ATGATCCGCACCACGCTCGCCGCAATCTCCATCCTGCTCGCGCTGGCGCTGCCGGCGCAGGCCGACGACGACGGCATCGCCGCGCCGACCCTGCGCGCCAGCGTCACCGTCACGTCCGACGTGGTGCGGGTCGGCGACCTCATCGACAATGCCGGCTCGGCCGCGCTGATCCCGGTCTATCGCTCGCCCGATCTCGGCACCACCGGCGCGCTGCCGGTCGCCCAGGTCCTGAGCGTGCTCCGGGCCAAGCAGGTGATTGGCGTGATGACCGGCGACATCAGGGAAGTCCAGGTCACCCGCCTTGCCCGCACGCTCGCCAACAAGGATATCGAAAATGCAGTCGCCTCGGCGCTTGAGCGCCGCTTCGGCCTTGGCGAAGCCGCCAACATCAACGTCACCTTCGACCGCGGCATCTCCGACATGCGGTTAGACGCCTCCAACACCGGCGCGCTCCAGCCGATTGCGACCCGCTACGACGCCCGCAGCGGCCGCTTCGACATCGCCTTCGAGATCAGCAACGACAGCAACCCGGCGCCGACCAAGCTGCGCTTCACCGGCACCGCGATCGAGACCGTGGAGGTCGCGGTCCTGACCCGCGACATCGACCGCAGCGAGATGCTGAAATCCTCCGACGTCGCGCAAGAGCGCCGGCCGAAGGCGGAAGTGACCGGCGAGCCTGCGCTGCGCGAACGCGCGGTCGGCATGCAACTGCGCCGGCCGATGCGCGCCGGCACGCCGATCCGCGTTGGCGACATCGCCAAGCCCGAATTCGTATCGCGCGACCAGAGCGTCACCGTCATCTACCAGGTCCCCGGGATCTATCTCACTACGCGCGGCAAGGCGATCGAGAGCGGCGCCGAGGGCGATACCGTGAGCGTCCTCAATCTGCAGACCAAGCGTACGCTGAGCGGTGTCGTCACCGGCCGCGGCCAGGTGACCGTGCAGGGCGCCAGCCAGTCCGCGCCGATGCCGGCCGCGGTCGAGCAGACCTCCTCGCTGAGGCGCGACGAAGCTCCCGCCCCCGTCGACACCAATGCCCTCGTCCGGGGCCTGGTCGAGGCCCCCGCGTCGCCGGCCCAGATCGCACAAGCCCAGATCCCGCAAGCTCGCGTCTCGCAAGCTCAAGCAAAGTAA